The following proteins are encoded in a genomic region of Sesamum indicum cultivar Zhongzhi No. 13 linkage group LG8, S_indicum_v1.0, whole genome shotgun sequence:
- the LOC105168363 gene encoding ATP sulfurylase 2: MSLTIKLHHVNSASAQGHATTSIKKSGYSTKFHSKPIYHSNPLAPLVISHQKMQSLSSSCSRNGLAVKSSLIEPDGGALVDLVVPESKRGVKISEAEALPKVKLTKIDLEWVHVVSEGWASPLKGFMRENEYLQSLHFNSLRMENGSLVNMSLPIVLAIDDEVKEKIGGSGNVALVGPDGDLVAILSSIEIYKHNKEERIARTWGTTAPGLPYVEEVITPAGNWLIGGDLEVLKPIQYNDGLDHYRLSPQQLRKEFDRRQADAVFAFQLRNPVHNGHALLMNDTRRRLLEMGYKNPILLLHPLGGFTKADDVPLDVRMEQHSKVLEDGVLDPETTIVSIFPSPMHYAGPTEVQWHAKARINAGANFYIVGRDPAGMGHPTENRDLYDPDHGKKVLSMAPGLEKLNILPFRVAAYDTVAKKMAFFDPSRAKDFLFISGTKMRTYARTGENPPDGFMCPGGWDVLVKFYESLQAEDSTLKQTVPA, encoded by the exons ATGTCACTCACAATCAAGCTACATCATGTTAATAGTGCATCAGCACAAGGCCATGCGACAAcatcaatcaagaaaagcGGTTACAGCACCAAATTCCATTCAAAGCCCATATACCACTCCAACCCTTTAGCCCCCCTTGTGATTTCTCACCAAAAAATGCAATCTTTGTCATCTTCTTGTTCAAGAAACGGTCTTGCGGTGAAGAGTTCTTTGATAGAGCCTGATGGGGGGGCGTTGGTGGATCTTGTTGTGCCTGAGAGCAAAAGGGGTGTGAAGATTTCTGAGGCTGAGGCTCTGCCCAAGGTGAAATTGACCAAGATTGATCTTGAGTGGGTTCATGTGGTAAGTGAGGGTTGGGCAAGCCCATTGAAGGGGTTTATGAGGGAAAATGAGTATTTGCAGAGCTTGCATTTCAATTCTTTGAGAATGGAAAATGGCAGTTTGGTTAACATGTCACTGCCTATTGTGTTGGCTATTGATGATGAGGTTAAGGAGAAAATTGGAGGCTCTGGTAATGTTGCATTGGTTGGGCCTGATGGTGATTTAGTTGCCATTCTTAGCAG TATTGAAATATACAAGCAcaacaaagaagaaagaattgcTAGAACATGGGGAACCACAGCTCCAGGACTACCATATGTTGAGGAGGTAATTACTCCGGCTGGAAATTGGCTCATTGGTGGAGACCTGGAAGTGCTGAAGCCCATCCAATACAATGATGGTCTTGATCACTACAGGCTTTCTCCTCAACAACTGCGCAAAGAATTCGATAGACGTCAGGCGGATGCAGTTTTTGCTTTTCAGCTGAGAAATCCAGTACATAATGGTCATGCTTTGCTAATGAACGATACTCGTCGGAGACTTTTGGAAATGGGTTACAAGAACCCAATTCTTTTGCTTCATCCATTGGGAGGTTTCACAAAGGCTGATGACGTCCCTCTTGATGTCCGCATGGAACAACACAGCAAG GTACTTGAAGATGGGGTTCTTGACCCTGAAACTACCATCGTGTCTATTTTCCCATCACCAATGCACTATGCAGGACCAACTGAAGTACAGTGGCATGCGAAAGCACGAATAAATGCAGGGGCCAATTTCTACATTGTGGGTCGGGATCCTGCTGGTATGGGCCACCCGACAGAGAATAGGGACTTGTACGATCCAGATCATGGGAAGAAGGTGCTAAGTATGGCACCTGGTCTTGAAAAGTTGAACATTCTACCGTTCAGG GTGGCTGCATATGATACTGTCGCTAAGAAGATGGCATTTTTTGACCCTTCTCGTGCTAAAGATTTTCTCTTCATCTCTGGAACCAAG ATGCGGACTTATGCAAGAACTGGCGAAAATCCTCCAGATGGTTTCATGTGTCCAGGAGGATGGGATGTCTTGGTCAAGTTCTACGAGAGCTTGCAGGCTGAGGATTCTACACTGAAGCAGACTGTGCCCGCATAG